In Oryzias melastigma strain HK-1 linkage group LG16, ASM292280v2, whole genome shotgun sequence, a single genomic region encodes these proteins:
- the zgc:113232 gene encoding collagen alpha-1(I) chain (The sequence of the model RefSeq protein was modified relative to this genomic sequence to represent the inferred CDS: added 114 bases not found in genome assembly) has protein sequence MGTSSLKAWNLSGLLVFLLCVVASLCQDEYSGYPSGENIYEDSLPVDQYSQSPDEEDYDRTGVTMITEEVFPIASTTESHYAKEDTETMQVPYRPAGPDTDSLEESGEDAALGEEGPTECDCEPGGPGFAGFAGPKGSRGLQGQTGQPGIQGREGYKGTKGVVGKRGDTGPVGDAGPEGEEGASGFSGGMGEPGLQGDPGESGELGLKGDIGIQGPRGGVGGPGETGSIGDQGPAGPRGGKGIKGSRGEQGKHGIQGKDGLKGQIGAPGFPGDIGERGYTGYPGQPGRIGPSGPKGTKGHGGLPGSDGEPGEDGPVGVIGFMGDPGPFGVKGSKGDTGIKGRRGRLGRAGPQGEAGDAGVPGKPGVKGLQGQTGSKGETGPDGEKGAAGKKGIKGEKGQKNAAGGRGDKGQRGPKGALGRAGVPGPVGPPGVPGSRGEQGPIGDPGVVGRAGPKGAPGPVGPGLTDEQVLQLCRGVVTAQLAQYAQSIRAKCSQGCPVNNRTLIGPPGAPGPLGAPGKAGKAGKAGAKGGRGAQGDRGLEGQEGAQGARGPKGPKGNAGDPGKGLRGLDGPQGLQGLPGYPAEPKNGMEGRRGPQGFPGPVGQQGMMGIPGVPGFCEARDCSIYAPVMRKEQGLVKGPTSTKI, from the exons ATCTATGAAGACTCTCTTCCAGTTGACCAGTACAGTCAGTCACCAGATGAGGAGGACTACGACCGCACTGGAGTCACCATGATCACGGAGGAGGTCTTTCCAATCGCCTCCACCACCGAGTCCCACTACGCCAAGGAGGACACCGAGACCATGCAG GTGCCGTACCGTCCTGCAGGCCCGGACACCGACTCCTTAGAGGAGTCTGGAGAGGATGCTGCGCTCGGGGAGGAGGGCCCGACAGAGTGCGACTGTGAACCTGGGGGGCCCGGGTTTGCTGGTTTTGCGGGACCAAAA GGGTCAAGAGGTCTTCAAGGGCAAACTGGTCAGCCTGGAATTCAAGGCAGAGAG GGTTATAAGGGAACCAAAGGAGTTGTGGGAAAAAGAGGAGACACTGGACCAGTG GGGGATGCTGGACctgaaggagaagaaggagcTTCTGGTTTCTCTGGAGGGATG GGAGAACCTGGACTGCAGGGTGACCCCGGCGAGAGTGGAGAGCTCGGTCTGAAg GGCGACATCGGCATACAGGGACCCCGCGGCGGAGTCGGCGGTCCTGGTGAGACT ggTTCCATTGGTGATCAAGGACCTGCAGGACCCAGAGGAGGTAAAGGTATCaag GGGTCTCGTGGTGAACAGGGTAAACATGGTATTCAGGGAAAAGATGGACTAAAG GGTCAGATAGGAGCTCCAGGGTTTCCAGGGGACATTGGAGAAAGAGGATACACT GGATATCCGGGACAGCCAGGGAGGATCGGACCAAGTGGACCCAAG ggCACCAAAGGTCATGGTGGTCTTCCAGGTAGCGACGGAGAACCTGGAGAAGAT GGGCCTGTAGGAGTCATTGGGTTCATGGGGGACCCCGGTCCGTTTGGTGTCAAG gGCAGCAAAGGCGATACTGGCATCAAAGGGCGCCGTGGGCGTCTGGGGAGAGCG GGACCTCAAGGAGAAGCAGGAGATGCTGGTGTGCCTGGAAAACCAGGAGTGAAGGGTCTGCAGGGCCAGACG GGTTCAAAAGGAGAAACAGGACCTGATGGAGAAAAG gGTGCAGCAGGAAAGAAGGGGATTAAAGGAGAAAAGGGGCAGAAG AACGCTGCAGGTGGTCGTGGAGACAAAGGACAG CGAGGTCCAAAAGGCGCACTCGGACGTGCTGGAGTCCCGGGCCCGGTTGGCCCACCAGGAGTACCAGGGTCCAGAGGAGAGCAAGGTCCAATCGGTGATCCAGGTGTTGTAGGCCGAGCTGGACCAAAAGGAGCTCCAGGACCAGTC GGTCCTGGTTTGACCGATGAGCAggttctgcagctctgcagaggaGTGGTTACAGCCCAGCTCGCCCAGTATGCCCAGTCAATCCGAGCCAAATGCTCTCAGGGCTGTCCCGTCAACAACCGAACTCTCATTGGGCCCCCAGGAGCCCCAGGACCTCTTGGAGCCCCAGGAAAAGCT GGTAAAGCTGGAAAAGCAGGAGCGAAGGGAGGCAGAGGTGCTCAAGGTGACAGAGGGCTGGAGGGACAGGAGGGGGCTCAGGGTGCAAGag GTCCAAAGGGACCTAAAGGCAATGCTGGAGATCCAGGTAAAGGCCTGCGAGGACTAGACGGGCCGCAGGGACTCCAAG GTTTGCCGGGTTACCCAGCAGAACCCAAGAATGGCATGGAGGGCCGCCGCGGCCCTCAAGGCTTCCCCGGTCCAGTGGGTCAGCAAGGAATGATGGGAATTCCAGGTGTGCCGGGATTTTGTGAAGCCAGAGACTGCAGCATCTACGCACCTGTGATGCGCAAAGAGCAGGGTCTGGTTAAAGGACCCACCAGCACAAAGATCTGA
- the cd83 gene encoding CD83 antigen, protein MTASHPLLLASLLLLSACVVMGRTLVADIPEVTALSGWNITLQCIAEFKQGVPYLAVSWYKVEESPSLSRRGLLRKELPDGPARLYEGMDREVELLDEDYSILLSSLTCSDSGLYLCQLAAPVGEQNKEGRILLSVKDCPSDSVLEEVVRDTSLVIFAAALLIVALLIFIISHYCLKNTLKEKDKTPKNEILLDAPLKPLEKKDLMLIYTLGPKASTMKHVCV, encoded by the exons ATGACAGCTTCACATCCTCTACTTCTGGCTTCACTGCTGTTACTCA GCGCATGCGTGGTGATGGGTCGGACCCTCGTCGCGGACATCCCGGAAGTCACTGCGCTCTCCGGATGGAACATCACCCTGCAGTGCATCGCCGAGTTTAAGCAAGGGGTCCCGTACCTAGCAGTGAGCTGGTACaag GTTGAAGAAAGCCCATCTCTGTCCCGCAGAGGCCTGTTGAGAAAAGAGCTCCCTGATGGCCCAGCAAGGCTGTACGAGGGCATGGACAGGGAGGTGGAGCTGCTGGACGAAGATTACAGCATCCTCCTGTCCAGCCTGACGTGCAGCGACAGCGGTCTATATTTATGTCAACTGGCTGCACCTGTAGGCGAGCAGAACAAGGAAGGGAGGATTCTCCTCTCTGTGAAAG ATTGTCCTTCTGATTCAGTTTTGGAAGAGGTGGTGAGGGATACCAGCTTGGTCATTTTTGCTGCAGCACTACTGATAGTCGCACTGTTAATATTTATCATCAGCCAT TACTGTTTGAAGAATACTCTTAAAGAAAAGGACAAGAcgccaaaaaatgaaattctgcTGGATGCTCCGCTCAAACCGCTTGAAAAGAAGGACCTGATGTTGATCTACACTCTTGGTCCTAAAGCATCCACTATGAAGCATGTCTGTGTTTGA
- the snrnp48 gene encoding U11/U12 small nuclear ribonucleoprotein 48 kDa protein codes for MSDFLLPQTDEDRLKCLQELTEFTEKCKKELHDIFETLGWSPDYSASSQEPLEQCPYDPDHRVPAKSMERHKASCRLSKMGYSAEEQAEMYDPSVCYENSSIKTFLMDKATQHQVILQARSAAPLMKMEGVFWQGQYSGEPVDVPQNHKRAVCDLTVADRLALYDHVVSALGQQKEGSKDDLYVDLVSKLQKDDEQNEPKSHLELIAEMRDYKRRRQSYRAKNVHITKKSYTEVIREVINVHSEELARQWKEEEEEPQRSEPSSHSRRLDRRRSASAESRHSHGRRHRSRERSHDKDSKKKKKKKKERDSRSPEDHHHHHDQKKKKKKKKDDREKEKC; via the exons ATGTCGGATTTTTTACTGCCACAAACAGACGAAGAtcgattaaaatgtttacaggAGCTCACGGAGTTCACGGAAAAGTGCAAAAAAGAGCTGCACGACATTTTTGAGACGCTGGGATGGTCGCCGGATTACTCAGCCTCCAGCCAG GAACCATTGGAGCAGTGTCCCTATGACCCTGACCACAGAGTTCCAGCAAAGTCTATGGAGAGACACAAGGCATCCTGCAGGCTGAGTAAAATGGGTTACTCTGCTGAGGAGCAG GCAGAGATGTACGATCCATCTGTTTGTTATGAGAACAGCTCTATCAAAACCTTTTTAATGG ACAAAGCCACCCAACACCAGGTGATCCTTCAGGCAAGATCTGCAGCGCCTCTGATGAAGATGGAAGGAGTTTTCTGGCAAG GTCAGTACTCCGGTGAACCCGTTGACGTTCCTCAGAACCACAAGCGAGCCGTGTGCGATCTCACAGTCGCTGATCGATTGGCTCTTTACGATCACGTGGTCAGCGCCCTCGGCCAGCAGAAGGAAGGCAGCAAAGACGATCTCTACGTAGATTTGGTGTCCAAACTCCAGAAAG ATGATGAACAAAATGAGCCAAAGAGTCACCTGGAGCTCATAGCAGAGATGAGGGACTACAAGCGGCGGCGTCAGTCCTACCGAGCCAAGAATGTTCACATCACCAAGAAGTCCTACACTGAG GTGATCAGAGAAGTGATCAATGTCCATTCAGAGGAACTGGCCCGTCAGtggaaagaggaagaagaggagccACAGAGATCTGAGCCCTCCTCCCACAG CCGGCGGTTGGATAGAAGGCGGTCGGCATCCGCAGAGTCCCGTCACTCACACGGAAGACGTCATCGCAGCCGGGAGAGAAGTCACGACAAGGAcagcaagaagaagaaaaagaaaaagaaggagag GGATTCCCGCTCTCCAGaggatcatcatcatcatcacgaccagaagaagaagaagaaaaagaagaaagatgacagagagaaagaaaagtgCTGA